The following are encoded together in the Gordonia insulae genome:
- a CDS encoding ATP-binding cassette domain-containing protein, which translates to MTTITSAGLAIEAHGLVKHFGSTRAVNGVDLAVPTGSVYGVLGPNGAGKTTTVSMLATLLRPDAGAATVFGYDVVSDAVAVRSLVGVTGQYASVDEDLTATQNLVLFARLLGFSRPSARSRADELLEEFSLTEAANRPLKNFSGGMRRRLDLAASLIDTPPLLFLDEPTTGLDPRTRAQMWNTIRNLVEQGSTVLLTTQYLDEADQLADRIAVIDHGRVIADGTADELKQSVGSSTLQLVPVDHADAPQVCRIVESVLGETAVLSPEAARISVGLQRPDLVPDVLISLRENQIAIDEINVQKPSLDEVFLTITGKPAEEEAA; encoded by the coding sequence ATGACCACAATCACCTCGGCCGGCCTGGCGATAGAAGCGCATGGGCTGGTCAAACACTTCGGATCGACCCGCGCCGTCAACGGCGTGGATCTGGCCGTCCCGACAGGTTCGGTGTACGGCGTGCTCGGCCCCAACGGCGCCGGGAAGACCACCACCGTCAGCATGCTCGCCACGCTGCTGCGCCCCGATGCCGGCGCCGCGACCGTGTTCGGCTACGACGTCGTCTCCGATGCCGTCGCGGTCCGCTCACTCGTCGGGGTCACCGGACAGTACGCCTCGGTCGATGAGGACCTCACCGCGACGCAGAACCTCGTCCTGTTCGCGCGACTACTCGGATTCTCCCGCCCGTCGGCACGATCCCGCGCCGACGAGTTGCTCGAGGAGTTCTCCCTCACCGAGGCGGCCAACCGCCCGCTGAAGAACTTCTCCGGCGGAATGCGCCGTCGCCTCGACCTCGCCGCGAGTCTCATCGACACTCCCCCGCTGCTCTTCCTCGACGAGCCGACCACCGGCCTCGACCCCCGCACGCGCGCCCAGATGTGGAACACCATCCGCAATCTGGTCGAGCAGGGTTCGACGGTCCTGCTCACCACGCAGTATCTCGACGAGGCCGATCAGCTCGCCGACCGCATCGCGGTCATCGACCACGGCCGGGTGATCGCCGACGGCACCGCCGACGAACTGAAGCAGTCGGTCGGCTCGAGCACATTACAACTCGTCCCGGTCGACCATGCCGATGCACCGCAGGTGTGCCGGATCGTCGAGTCGGTGCTGGGCGAGACGGCGGTCCTCAGTCCCGAGGCCGCGCGGATATCGGTCGGATTGCAGCGACCCGACCTCGTCCCCGATGTGCTGATCAGCCTGCGCGAGAATCAGATCGCCATCGACGAGATCAACGTCCAGAAGCCCAGTCTCGACGAGGTGTTCCTCACCATCACCGGCAAGCCCGCAGAAGAGGAGGCGGCCTGA